The Raphanus sativus cultivar WK10039 chromosome 2, ASM80110v3, whole genome shotgun sequence genome includes a region encoding these proteins:
- the LOC108855418 gene encoding LOW QUALITY PROTEIN: tubby-like F-box protein 1 (The sequence of the model RefSeq protein was modified relative to this genomic sequence to represent the inferred CDS: deleted 2 bases in 2 codons), translating into MSFRSIVRDVRDSIGSLSRRRFDFKLSSLHKEGGKSRGSVQDCHEELQQEQALVLVQETLWANLPPELLHDVIKRLEESESAWPARRHVVACASVCRSWRDMCKEIVQRPELSGKITFPVSLKQPGPRDATMQCFIKRDKSNLTYHLYLCLSPALLVENGKFLLSAKRTRRSTYTEYVISMHAETISRSNNTNIGKIRSNFLGTKFIIYDTQPPYNKPSQPLQPPLGLSRRFYSKRVSPKVPSGGSYKIAQVSYELNVLGTRGPRRMHCAMHSIPASSLAEGGTVPGQPEIIVPRSLLDESFRSITSTSSRKFTSDYSTEFNSARFSDILEGGEAVFGEGKERVSPPLVLKNKPPRWHEQLQCWCLNFRGRVTVASVKNFQLIAANQPQPQPQTQTSGQSDGPDKIILQFGKVGKDMFTMDFRYPLSAFQAFAICLSSFDTKLACE; encoded by the exons ATGTCGTTCCGCAGCATAGTTCGTGACGTGAGAGACAGTATAGGAAGCCTATCAAGGCGTAGATTCGACTTTAAGCTAAGCAGCCTACACAAAGAAGGAGGCAAATCTCGTGGCTCGGTTCAAGACTGTCACGAGGAACTACAACAAGAACAGGCTCTGGTACTTGTTCAAGAAACCCTTTGGGCGAATCTTCCTCCTGAGCTGTTGCATGATGTGATCAAAAGGCTGGAAGAGAGCGAAAGCGCCTGGCCTGCTCGTAGACACGTGGTTGCTTGTGCTTCTGTCTGCAGGTCATGGAGAGATATGTGCAAAGAGATTGTTCAAAGGCCTGAGCTCTCCGGCAAAATCACGTTCCCTGTTTCCCTCAAACAG CCTGGACCAAGAGATGCAACAATGCAATGCTTTATCAAAAGGGATAAGTCTAACCTCACTTACCATCTATACCTTTGTCTCAGTCCTG CTCTGTTGGTTGAGAATGGAAAGTTTCTTCTTTCGGCGAAACGCACAAGAAGAAGCACTTACACCGAGTACGTGATCTCCATGCACGCAGAGACCATTTCGAGATCAAACAACACC AACATTGGCAAGATTAG GTCTAACTTTCTTGGCACAAAGTTCATCATATACGACACACAGCCTCCATACAACAAACCCTCTCAGCCTCTCCAGCCACCACTAGGCCTTAGCCGCAGGTTTTACTCAAAGAGAGTGTCTCCCAAAGTCCCTAGCGGC GGCAGCTACAAGATTGCGCAAGTGTCTTACGAGCTGAACGTTCTCGGCACTCGAGGTCCGAGGAGAATGCACTGTGCTATGCACTCGATCCCCGCTTCTTCCCTAGCGGAAGGCGGAACGGTCCCTGGACAGCCGGAGATCATCGTCCCACGCTCTCTTCTTGATGAGTCTTTCCGTAGCATTACATCAACCTCGTCGAGAAAGTTCACTAGCGACTACTCAACCGAGTTTAACAGCGCGCGGTTCTCCGACATCCTAGAGGGAGGAGAAGCGGTGTTTGGAGAAGGAAAAGAGCGGGTTTCGCCGCCCCTTGTGCTTAAAAACAAGCCACCAAGGTGGCATGAACAGCTTCAGTGCTGGTGTCTGAACTTCAGGGGACGTGTGACGGTCGCGTCGGTTAAGAACTTTCAGCTGATTGCAGCAAACCAACCACAGCCTCAGCCTCAGACTCAGACGTCAGGGCAGAGCGATGGTCCAGACAAGATCATATTGCAGTTTGGGAAAGTGGGAAAGGACATGTTCACTATGGATTTTAGGTATCCGCTCTCTGCGTTTCAGGCCTTTGCTATATGTTTGAGCAGTTTTGATACTAAACTCGCTTGTGAATGA